The following are from one region of the Oenanthe melanoleuca isolate GR-GAL-2019-014 chromosome 23, OMel1.0, whole genome shotgun sequence genome:
- the HDAC1 gene encoding histone deacetylase 1 codes for MALTQGTKRKVCYYYDGDVGNYYYGQGHPMKPHRIRMTHNLLLNYGLYRKMEIYRPHKANAEEMTKYHSDDYIKFLRSIRPDNMSEYSKQMQRFNVGEDCPVFDGLFEFCQLSAGGSVASAVKLNKQQTDIAVNWAGGLHHAKKSEASGFCYVNDIVLAILELLKYHQRVLYIDIDIHHGDGVEEAFYTTDRVMTVSFHKYGEYFPGTGDLRDIGAGKGKYYAVNYPLRDGIDDESYEAIFKPVISKVMETFQPSAVVLQCGSDSLSGDRLGCFNLTIKGHAKCVEFVKSFNLPMLMLGGGGYTIRNVARCWTYETAVALDTEIPNELPYNDYFEYFGPDFKLHISPSNMTNQNTNEYLEKIKQRLFENLRMLPHAPGVQMQPIPEDAVQEDSGDEEEDDPEKRISVRNSNKRISCDEEFSDSEDEGEGGRKNVANFKKTKRVKAEEEKEEEEKKEEKEEEKAKEEKAAAAAAAEPKGVKEETKST; via the exons ATGGCGCTGACGCAGGGGACGAAGCGCAAAGTCTGCTATTACTACGATG GGGATGTTGGGAATTATTATTATGGCCAAGGACATCCCATGAAACCCCACAGGATCCGCATGACCCACAACCTCCTGCTCAACTATGGGCTCTACAGGAAGATGGAGATTTAT CGTCCTCACAAGGCCAATGCAGAGGAGATGACCAAGTACCACAGTGATGATTACATCAAATTCCTGAGGTCCATCCGCCCTGACAACATGTCTGAGTACAGCAAGCAGATGCAGAGAT TTAATGTTGGGGAGGACTGCCCTGTGTTTGATGGGCTCTTTGAGTTCTGTCAGCTCTCTGCTGGAGGCTCTGTTG CCAGTGCTGTGAAGCTGAACAAGCAGCAGACAGACATTGCAGTCAACTGGGCAGGGGGGCTCCACCATGCCAAAAAATCAGAAGCTTCAGGATTCTGCTACGTCAACGACATCGTCCTGGCCATCCTGGAGCTCCTCAA gtaccACCAGCGAGTGCTGTACATTGACATTGACATCCACCATGGGGATGGGGTGGAGGAAGCTTTTTACACCACAGACAGGGTCATGACTGTGTCCTTCCACAAATATGGAGAATATTTCCCAGGAACTGGGGACCTGAGG GACATCGGGGCAGGCAAAGGGAAATACTACGCTGTGAATTACCCGCTGCGGGACGGCATCGACGACGAGTCCTACGAGGCCATTTTCAAACCT GTGATCTCCAAAGTGATGGAGACGTTCCAGCCCAGCGCTGTTGTCCTGCAGTGTGGCTCTGATTCCCTgtctggggacaggctgggctgctTCAACCTCACCATCAAAG GCCATGCCAAGTGTGTGGAGTTTGTGAAGAGCTTCAACCTGCCCATGCTGATGCTGGGAGGAGGGGGGTACACGATCCGAAACGTGGCTCGCTGCTGGACCTACGAGACTGCTGTGGCCCTGGACACTGAGATCCCCAATG AACTTCCATACAACGACTACTTTGAGTACTTTGGGCCAGACTTCAAGCTCCACATCAGCCCCTCCAACATGACCAACCAGAACACCAACGAATACCTGGAGAAAATCAA gcagaggctCTTTGAGAACCTGAGGATGCTCCCCCACGCTCCTGGGGTACAGATGCAGCCAATTCCTGAGGATGCTGTGCAGGAGGACAgtggggatgaggaggaggatgatcCTGAGAAACGCATTTCTG TCCGAAATTCCAACAAGAGGATCTCCTGTGATGAGGAATTCTCAGATTCTGAGGACGAGGGCGAGGGGGGGCGCAAGAACGTCGCCAACTTCAAAAAAACCAAACGTGtgaaagcagaggaggagaaggaggaggaggagaaaaaag aggagaaggaagaggaaaaagcaaaagaggaaaaagcagcagcagcagcagcagcagaacccaaAGG GGTGAAGGAAGAGACAAAATCCACCTGA
- the LCK gene encoding tyrosine-protein kinase Lck isoform X1 has translation MDARMGMHCSRRTGRDGGAIPSVTSVPSATMGCCCSSDYDEDWIENIDICERCNYPIEPGSKRQRLIRTGSEVQDPLVSYEPSSPPRSPMQEKLVVALYNYEPKHDGDLGLRKGEKLRVLEENGEWWKAQSLTTGQEGLIPHNFVALVNSLEPEPWFFRNISRKDAERQLLASGNTHGSFLIRESETSKGSYSLSVRDLDESQGETVKHYKIRNLDSGGFYISPRSPFGSLRELVQHYTRSSDGLCCRLGKPCRTQKPQKPWWQDEWEVPRESLKLVEKLGAGQFGEVWMGLYNGHTKVAVKSLKAGSMSPSAFLAEANLMKKLQHRRLVRLYAVVTKEPIYIITEFMEKGSLVDFLKTSEGVKLSINKLLDMAAQIAEGMAFIEAKNYIHRDLRAANILVSDTLCCKIADFGLARLIEDNEYTAREGAKFPIKWTAPEAINYGTFTIKSDVWSFGILLTEIVTYGRIPYPGMTNPEVIQNLERGYRMPQPDNCPEELYELMRQCWKESPEERPTFDFLKSVLEDFFTATEGQYQQQP, from the exons atggatgcaagGATGGGGatgcactgcagcaggaggacaggcagggatggaggtgccatccccagtgtcacctctgtcccctcagccaccatgggctgctgctgcagctcggACTACGACGAGGACTGGATCGAGAACATCGACATCTGCGAGCGCTGCAACTACCCCATCGAGCCGGGCAGCAAGCGCCAG AGGCTGATCCGCACCGGCTCCGAGGTTCAGGACCCCCTGGTGTCCTACGAGCCCTCGTCACCTCCGCGCTCCCCCATGCAAG AAAAGCTGGTGGTGGCCCTGTACAACTACGAGCCCAAGCACGACGGGGACCTGGGGCTGCGGAAGGGGGAGAAGCTCCGTGTCCTGGAGGA GAACGGGGAGTGGTGGAAGGCGCAGTCGCTCACCACGGGCCAGGAGGGGCTGATCCCGCACAACTTCGTGGCTTTGGTGAACAGCCTGGAGCCCGAGCC gtggTTTTTCAGGAACATCAGCCGCAAGGACGCCGAGCGGCAGCTCCTGGCCTCGGGGAACACCCACGGCTCCTTCCTCATCCGCGAGAGCGAGACCTCCAAAG GCTCGTACTCGCTGTCCGTGCGGGACCTGGACGAGAGCCAGGGAGAGACGGTGAAGCACTACAAGATCCGGAACCTGGACAGCGGCGGCTTCTACATCTCCCCCCGCAGCCCCTTCGGCAGCCTCAGGGAACTGGTGCAGCACTACACAC GCAGCTCCGACGGGCTCTGCTGCCGCCTGGGGAAGCCCTGCCGGACGCAGAAGCCGCAGAAGCCGTGGTGGCAGGACGAGTGGGAGGTGCCGCGGGAGTCGCTGAAGCTGGTGGAGAAGCTGGGAGCGGGGCAGTTCGGAGAGGTCTGGATGG gaTTGTACAACGGGCACACGAAGGTGGCAGTGAAGAGCCTCAAGGCTGGCAGCATGTCCCCCAGCGCCTTCCTGGCCGAGGCCAACCTGATGAAGAAGCTGCAGCACCGGCGGCTGGTGCGGCTCTACGCCGTGGTCACCAAGGAGCCCATCTACATCATCACCGAGTTCATGGAGAAGG GCAGCCTCGTGGACTTCCTCAAAACCTCGGAAGGAGTCAAGCTCAGCATCAACAAACTGCTGGACatggcagcacag ATCGCTGAAGGCATGGCCTTCATCGAGGCCAAGAATTACATCCACAGGGACCTGAGGGCCGCCAACATCCTGGTCTCAGACACTTTGTGCTGCAAAATCGCCGATTTTGGGTTGGCACGGCTCATCGAGGATAACGAGTACACGGCTCGGGAGg GGGCGAAATTCCCGATTAAATGGACCGCACCCGAGGCCATCAACTACGGCACGTTCACCATCAAGTCGGACGTGTGGTCTTTTGGGATCCTGCTCACCGAGATCGTCACCTACGGCCGGATCCCGTATCCag gGATGACCAACCCCGAGGTGATCCAGAACCTGGAGCGGGGCTACCGGATGCCCCAGCCCGACAACTGCCCCGAGGAGCTGTACGAGCTGATGAGGCAGTGCTGGAAGGAGAGCCCCGAGGAGCGCCCCACCTTCGACTTCTTGAAGAGCGTGCTCGAGGATTTCTTCACTGCCACCGAGGGCCAGtaccagcagcagccctga
- the FAM167B gene encoding protein FAM167B, with amino-acid sequence MAFSQLKFKELGEEEPTWEEESLDSVKALTAKLKLQTRRPSYLEWEARVRGQRWGARTPGGTRGAPQSPGHPEEQQDGGVCGFATMEAALEWLRTELRDMQALDQRLAQQLMRLRARLHRLKVEQACHQHKEMLDDATFGLEGCEEDSDLLCTIPPKAAFLLSTPLKHIGVTRMNINSRRFSLC; translated from the exons ATGGCCTTCAGCCAGCTGAAATTCAAGGAGCTGGGCGAGGAGGAGCCCACCTGGGAGGAGGAGAGCCTGGACAGCGTGAAGGCGCTGACGGCCAAGCTGAAGCTGCAGACGCGCAGACCCTCGTACCTGGAGTGGGAAGCGCGGGTGAGGGGGCAGCGCTGGGGGGCTCGGACCCCCGGGGGCACCCGGGGGGCACCGCAGAGCCCCGGGCACCCCGAGGAGCAGCAGGACGGTGGCGTTTGTGGCTTTGCCACCATGGAGGCGGCTCTGGAGTGGCTGAGGACGGAGCTG CGGGACATGCAGGCGCTGGACCAGCGGCTGGCGCAGCAGCTGATGCGGCTGCGGGCGCGGCTGCACCGGCTGAAGGTGGAGCAGGCCTGCCACCAGCACAAGGAGATGCTGGACGACGCCACCTTCGGCCTCGAGGGCTGCGAGGAAGACTCGGATCTGCTCTGCACCATCCCCCCCAAGGCCGCCTTCCTGCTCTCCACGCCGCTCAAGCACATCGGCGTCACCCGCATGAACATCAACTCCCGGCGCTTCTCCCTCTGCTGA
- the LOC130262358 gene encoding myotubularin-related protein 9-like isoform X2, whose protein sequence is MEFSELIKTATVENVLLSRQGQPAVRGTLCITSHHLLLSSCPRGDLELWLLIRNVDAVEKRVHNLGWYQPPRTGGSLRDTRFCGSSGTITLRCKDLQVLQLEIPGMEECLNIASSIEALSSVDSVMMMYPFFYRPASLRLQHGWHRFTLESFFQQLCSQTSQWRLSTVNRDFSACPSYPPAVIVPAAVGDDTVAKAARFRQGGRFPVLSYFHPKNGTALLRSSQPLTGPNRRRCREDEKLLGTILDEGERGFIIDTRSAQAAKQARMGGGGTEPKSCYPQWRRLHRALDRGRPLQESFTRLVEACSDPSLGMDRWLARLDSSRWLGHVKAALSTACLAAQCLDREDSKVLVHGAEGTDTTLLVTALAQLILDPSCRSLEGFQALLQREWIEAGHPFHLRCARSAASHGRGKQEAPLFLLFLDCVWQLSRQFPFSLEFGEQLLLALFDNAYASSYGTFLCNSEKERSLCKVKESTHSLWDWLNQPEERHKYLNPLYSHNPLVIWPSVEPQSIQLWQGLFLRWIRPSQHLDEAWEEIQRLVKGNNSSIKEKRLSQSLPEPPAGTESRR, encoded by the exons ATGGAGTTCTCGGAGCTGATCAAGACGGCGACAGTGGAGAACGTGCTGCTGTCGCGACAGGGGCAGCCCGCGGTCCGCGGCACCCTGTGCATCACCAGCCAccacctgctgctctcctcctgcccccgCGGCgacctggagctctggctgctcatCCGCAACGTGGACGCGGTGGAGAAAAG aGTGCACAATTTGGGCTGGTACCAGCCCCCCCGGACTGGCGGCTCCCTGCGGGACACCAG GTTCTGCGGCTCCTCCGGCACCATCACCCTGCGCTGCAAGgacctgcaggtgctgcagctggagatcCCGGGCATGGAGGAATGTCTGAACATCGCCAGCTCCATCGAG GCGCTCTCCTCGGTGGACTCGGTGATGATGATGTACCCGTTCTTCTACCGCCCGGCGAGCCTGCGCCTGCAGCACGGCTGGCACCGCTTCACCCTCGAGAGcttcttccagcagctctgctcgCAG ACGAGCCAGTGGCGGCTGAGCACGGTGAACCGGGATTTCAGCGCCTGCCCCTCGTACCCTCCCGCCGTGATCGTGCCGGCGGCCGTGGGCGATGACACCGTGGCCAAGGCTGCTCGGTTCCGGCAGGGCGGGAGATTTCCCGTTCTCAGCTACTTCCACCCCAAAAACGGCACC gcTCTCCTCCGCAGCAGCCAGCCCCTGACGGGGCCCAACCGCCGGCGGTGCCGCGAGGACGAGAAGCTGCTGGGGACGATCCTGGACGAGGGTGAGCGCGGTTTCATCATCGACACTCGCTCCGCCCAGGCGGCCAAGCAGGCGCGGATGGGCGGGGGCGGCACCGAGCCCAAATCCTGCTACCCGCAGTGGAGGAGGCTGCACCGAGCCCTGGACAG GGGCCGCCCACTGCAGGAGAGCTTCACCAGGCTGGTGGAGGCGTGCAGTGACCCCTCGCTGGGCATGGACCGCTGGCTGGCCCGGCTGGACAGCAGCCGCTGGCTCGGCCACGTCAAAGCTGCCCTGAGCACGGCCTGCCTGGCTGCCCAGTGCCTGGAcag GGAGGATTCCAAGGTGCTGGTGCACGGGGCGGAGGGGACGGACACCACGCTGCTGGTGACGGCGCTGGCCCAGCTCATCCTGGACCCGTCCTGCCGCAGCCTGGAGGGGTTCCAGGCGCTGCTGCAGCGGGAGTGGATCGAg gctgggcaccCCTTCCACCTGCGCTGTGCCCGCTCCGCCGCCTCCCACGGCCGGGGCAAGCAGGAGGCGCCgctcttcctgctcttcctggaCTGCGTGTGGCAGCTGAGCCGCCAGTTCCCCTTCTCCCTGGAGTTcggggagcagctgctcctcgcCCTCTTCGACAACGCCTACGCCTCGAGCTACGGAACCTTCCTGTGCAACAGCGAGAAGGAGAG GAGCCTGTGTAAGGTGAAGGAGAGCACCCACTCGCTGTGGGACTGGCTGAACCAGCCTGAGGAGAGGCACAAGTACCTGAACCCCCTCTACTCACACAACCCCCTGGTGATCTGGCCCTCTGTGGAGCCCCAGagcatccagctctggcagg GTTTATTCCTTCGTTGGATTCGTCCTTCCCAGCACCTGGATGAGGCCTGGGAGGAGATCCAGAGGTTGGTGAAGGGAAACAATTCCTCCATCAAGGAGAAAAGGCTGAGCCAgtccctccctgagccccctgctgggacagagagcaggagatga
- the LCK gene encoding tyrosine-protein kinase Lck isoform X2 gives MGCCCSSDYDEDWIENIDICERCNYPIEPGSKRQRLIRTGSEVQDPLVSYEPSSPPRSPMQEKLVVALYNYEPKHDGDLGLRKGEKLRVLEENGEWWKAQSLTTGQEGLIPHNFVALVNSLEPEPWFFRNISRKDAERQLLASGNTHGSFLIRESETSKGSYSLSVRDLDESQGETVKHYKIRNLDSGGFYISPRSPFGSLRELVQHYTRSSDGLCCRLGKPCRTQKPQKPWWQDEWEVPRESLKLVEKLGAGQFGEVWMGLYNGHTKVAVKSLKAGSMSPSAFLAEANLMKKLQHRRLVRLYAVVTKEPIYIITEFMEKGSLVDFLKTSEGVKLSINKLLDMAAQIAEGMAFIEAKNYIHRDLRAANILVSDTLCCKIADFGLARLIEDNEYTAREGAKFPIKWTAPEAINYGTFTIKSDVWSFGILLTEIVTYGRIPYPGMTNPEVIQNLERGYRMPQPDNCPEELYELMRQCWKESPEERPTFDFLKSVLEDFFTATEGQYQQQP, from the exons atgggctgctgctgcagctcggACTACGACGAGGACTGGATCGAGAACATCGACATCTGCGAGCGCTGCAACTACCCCATCGAGCCGGGCAGCAAGCGCCAG AGGCTGATCCGCACCGGCTCCGAGGTTCAGGACCCCCTGGTGTCCTACGAGCCCTCGTCACCTCCGCGCTCCCCCATGCAAG AAAAGCTGGTGGTGGCCCTGTACAACTACGAGCCCAAGCACGACGGGGACCTGGGGCTGCGGAAGGGGGAGAAGCTCCGTGTCCTGGAGGA GAACGGGGAGTGGTGGAAGGCGCAGTCGCTCACCACGGGCCAGGAGGGGCTGATCCCGCACAACTTCGTGGCTTTGGTGAACAGCCTGGAGCCCGAGCC gtggTTTTTCAGGAACATCAGCCGCAAGGACGCCGAGCGGCAGCTCCTGGCCTCGGGGAACACCCACGGCTCCTTCCTCATCCGCGAGAGCGAGACCTCCAAAG GCTCGTACTCGCTGTCCGTGCGGGACCTGGACGAGAGCCAGGGAGAGACGGTGAAGCACTACAAGATCCGGAACCTGGACAGCGGCGGCTTCTACATCTCCCCCCGCAGCCCCTTCGGCAGCCTCAGGGAACTGGTGCAGCACTACACAC GCAGCTCCGACGGGCTCTGCTGCCGCCTGGGGAAGCCCTGCCGGACGCAGAAGCCGCAGAAGCCGTGGTGGCAGGACGAGTGGGAGGTGCCGCGGGAGTCGCTGAAGCTGGTGGAGAAGCTGGGAGCGGGGCAGTTCGGAGAGGTCTGGATGG gaTTGTACAACGGGCACACGAAGGTGGCAGTGAAGAGCCTCAAGGCTGGCAGCATGTCCCCCAGCGCCTTCCTGGCCGAGGCCAACCTGATGAAGAAGCTGCAGCACCGGCGGCTGGTGCGGCTCTACGCCGTGGTCACCAAGGAGCCCATCTACATCATCACCGAGTTCATGGAGAAGG GCAGCCTCGTGGACTTCCTCAAAACCTCGGAAGGAGTCAAGCTCAGCATCAACAAACTGCTGGACatggcagcacag ATCGCTGAAGGCATGGCCTTCATCGAGGCCAAGAATTACATCCACAGGGACCTGAGGGCCGCCAACATCCTGGTCTCAGACACTTTGTGCTGCAAAATCGCCGATTTTGGGTTGGCACGGCTCATCGAGGATAACGAGTACACGGCTCGGGAGg GGGCGAAATTCCCGATTAAATGGACCGCACCCGAGGCCATCAACTACGGCACGTTCACCATCAAGTCGGACGTGTGGTCTTTTGGGATCCTGCTCACCGAGATCGTCACCTACGGCCGGATCCCGTATCCag gGATGACCAACCCCGAGGTGATCCAGAACCTGGAGCGGGGCTACCGGATGCCCCAGCCCGACAACTGCCCCGAGGAGCTGTACGAGCTGATGAGGCAGTGCTGGAAGGAGAGCCCCGAGGAGCGCCCCACCTTCGACTTCTTGAAGAGCGTGCTCGAGGATTTCTTCACTGCCACCGAGGGCCAGtaccagcagcagccctga
- the LOC130262358 gene encoding myotubularin-related protein 9-like isoform X1, whose amino-acid sequence MEFSELIKTATVENVLLSRQGQPAVRGTLCITSHHLLLSSCPRGDLELWLLIRNVDAVEKRCGCPQGCPLLPALSPLPELEDPPRSPAGHPAGTPLPRPAVAFLFLFHRPPLLLRVHNLGWYQPPRTGGSLRDTRFCGSSGTITLRCKDLQVLQLEIPGMEECLNIASSIEALSSVDSVMMMYPFFYRPASLRLQHGWHRFTLESFFQQLCSQTSQWRLSTVNRDFSACPSYPPAVIVPAAVGDDTVAKAARFRQGGRFPVLSYFHPKNGTALLRSSQPLTGPNRRRCREDEKLLGTILDEGERGFIIDTRSAQAAKQARMGGGGTEPKSCYPQWRRLHRALDRGRPLQESFTRLVEACSDPSLGMDRWLARLDSSRWLGHVKAALSTACLAAQCLDREDSKVLVHGAEGTDTTLLVTALAQLILDPSCRSLEGFQALLQREWIEAGHPFHLRCARSAASHGRGKQEAPLFLLFLDCVWQLSRQFPFSLEFGEQLLLALFDNAYASSYGTFLCNSEKERSLCKVKESTHSLWDWLNQPEERHKYLNPLYSHNPLVIWPSVEPQSIQLWQGLFLRWIRPSQHLDEAWEEIQRLVKGNNSSIKEKRLSQSLPEPPAGTESRR is encoded by the exons ATGGAGTTCTCGGAGCTGATCAAGACGGCGACAGTGGAGAACGTGCTGCTGTCGCGACAGGGGCAGCCCGCGGTCCGCGGCACCCTGTGCATCACCAGCCAccacctgctgctctcctcctgcccccgCGGCgacctggagctctggctgctcatCCGCAACGTGGACGCGGTGGAGAAAAGGTGcggctgtccccagggctgtcccctcctgccagccctgtcaCCCCTTCCCGAGCTGGAGGATCCCCCCCGTTCCCCCGCTGGGCACCCCGCGGGCACCCCGCTGCCCCGCCCAGCCGTggccttcctcttcctcttccatcgacctcctctcctcctcagaGTGCACAATTTGGGCTGGTACCAGCCCCCCCGGACTGGCGGCTCCCTGCGGGACACCAG GTTCTGCGGCTCCTCCGGCACCATCACCCTGCGCTGCAAGgacctgcaggtgctgcagctggagatcCCGGGCATGGAGGAATGTCTGAACATCGCCAGCTCCATCGAG GCGCTCTCCTCGGTGGACTCGGTGATGATGATGTACCCGTTCTTCTACCGCCCGGCGAGCCTGCGCCTGCAGCACGGCTGGCACCGCTTCACCCTCGAGAGcttcttccagcagctctgctcgCAG ACGAGCCAGTGGCGGCTGAGCACGGTGAACCGGGATTTCAGCGCCTGCCCCTCGTACCCTCCCGCCGTGATCGTGCCGGCGGCCGTGGGCGATGACACCGTGGCCAAGGCTGCTCGGTTCCGGCAGGGCGGGAGATTTCCCGTTCTCAGCTACTTCCACCCCAAAAACGGCACC gcTCTCCTCCGCAGCAGCCAGCCCCTGACGGGGCCCAACCGCCGGCGGTGCCGCGAGGACGAGAAGCTGCTGGGGACGATCCTGGACGAGGGTGAGCGCGGTTTCATCATCGACACTCGCTCCGCCCAGGCGGCCAAGCAGGCGCGGATGGGCGGGGGCGGCACCGAGCCCAAATCCTGCTACCCGCAGTGGAGGAGGCTGCACCGAGCCCTGGACAG GGGCCGCCCACTGCAGGAGAGCTTCACCAGGCTGGTGGAGGCGTGCAGTGACCCCTCGCTGGGCATGGACCGCTGGCTGGCCCGGCTGGACAGCAGCCGCTGGCTCGGCCACGTCAAAGCTGCCCTGAGCACGGCCTGCCTGGCTGCCCAGTGCCTGGAcag GGAGGATTCCAAGGTGCTGGTGCACGGGGCGGAGGGGACGGACACCACGCTGCTGGTGACGGCGCTGGCCCAGCTCATCCTGGACCCGTCCTGCCGCAGCCTGGAGGGGTTCCAGGCGCTGCTGCAGCGGGAGTGGATCGAg gctgggcaccCCTTCCACCTGCGCTGTGCCCGCTCCGCCGCCTCCCACGGCCGGGGCAAGCAGGAGGCGCCgctcttcctgctcttcctggaCTGCGTGTGGCAGCTGAGCCGCCAGTTCCCCTTCTCCCTGGAGTTcggggagcagctgctcctcgcCCTCTTCGACAACGCCTACGCCTCGAGCTACGGAACCTTCCTGTGCAACAGCGAGAAGGAGAG GAGCCTGTGTAAGGTGAAGGAGAGCACCCACTCGCTGTGGGACTGGCTGAACCAGCCTGAGGAGAGGCACAAGTACCTGAACCCCCTCTACTCACACAACCCCCTGGTGATCTGGCCCTCTGTGGAGCCCCAGagcatccagctctggcagg GTTTATTCCTTCGTTGGATTCGTCCTTCCCAGCACCTGGATGAGGCCTGGGAGGAGATCCAGAGGTTGGTGAAGGGAAACAATTCCTCCATCAAGGAGAAAAGGCTGAGCCAgtccctccctgagccccctgctgggacagagagcaggagatga
- the LOC130262358 gene encoding myotubularin-related protein 9-like isoform X3, producing the protein MEFSELIKTATVENVLLSRQGQPAVRGTLCITSHHLLLSSCPRGDLELWLLIRNVDAVEKRFCGSSGTITLRCKDLQVLQLEIPGMEECLNIASSIEALSSVDSVMMMYPFFYRPASLRLQHGWHRFTLESFFQQLCSQTSQWRLSTVNRDFSACPSYPPAVIVPAAVGDDTVAKAARFRQGGRFPVLSYFHPKNGTALLRSSQPLTGPNRRRCREDEKLLGTILDEGERGFIIDTRSAQAAKQARMGGGGTEPKSCYPQWRRLHRALDRGRPLQESFTRLVEACSDPSLGMDRWLARLDSSRWLGHVKAALSTACLAAQCLDREDSKVLVHGAEGTDTTLLVTALAQLILDPSCRSLEGFQALLQREWIEAGHPFHLRCARSAASHGRGKQEAPLFLLFLDCVWQLSRQFPFSLEFGEQLLLALFDNAYASSYGTFLCNSEKERSLCKVKESTHSLWDWLNQPEERHKYLNPLYSHNPLVIWPSVEPQSIQLWQGLFLRWIRPSQHLDEAWEEIQRLVKGNNSSIKEKRLSQSLPEPPAGTESRR; encoded by the exons ATGGAGTTCTCGGAGCTGATCAAGACGGCGACAGTGGAGAACGTGCTGCTGTCGCGACAGGGGCAGCCCGCGGTCCGCGGCACCCTGTGCATCACCAGCCAccacctgctgctctcctcctgcccccgCGGCgacctggagctctggctgctcatCCGCAACGTGGACGCGGTGGAGAAAAG GTTCTGCGGCTCCTCCGGCACCATCACCCTGCGCTGCAAGgacctgcaggtgctgcagctggagatcCCGGGCATGGAGGAATGTCTGAACATCGCCAGCTCCATCGAG GCGCTCTCCTCGGTGGACTCGGTGATGATGATGTACCCGTTCTTCTACCGCCCGGCGAGCCTGCGCCTGCAGCACGGCTGGCACCGCTTCACCCTCGAGAGcttcttccagcagctctgctcgCAG ACGAGCCAGTGGCGGCTGAGCACGGTGAACCGGGATTTCAGCGCCTGCCCCTCGTACCCTCCCGCCGTGATCGTGCCGGCGGCCGTGGGCGATGACACCGTGGCCAAGGCTGCTCGGTTCCGGCAGGGCGGGAGATTTCCCGTTCTCAGCTACTTCCACCCCAAAAACGGCACC gcTCTCCTCCGCAGCAGCCAGCCCCTGACGGGGCCCAACCGCCGGCGGTGCCGCGAGGACGAGAAGCTGCTGGGGACGATCCTGGACGAGGGTGAGCGCGGTTTCATCATCGACACTCGCTCCGCCCAGGCGGCCAAGCAGGCGCGGATGGGCGGGGGCGGCACCGAGCCCAAATCCTGCTACCCGCAGTGGAGGAGGCTGCACCGAGCCCTGGACAG GGGCCGCCCACTGCAGGAGAGCTTCACCAGGCTGGTGGAGGCGTGCAGTGACCCCTCGCTGGGCATGGACCGCTGGCTGGCCCGGCTGGACAGCAGCCGCTGGCTCGGCCACGTCAAAGCTGCCCTGAGCACGGCCTGCCTGGCTGCCCAGTGCCTGGAcag GGAGGATTCCAAGGTGCTGGTGCACGGGGCGGAGGGGACGGACACCACGCTGCTGGTGACGGCGCTGGCCCAGCTCATCCTGGACCCGTCCTGCCGCAGCCTGGAGGGGTTCCAGGCGCTGCTGCAGCGGGAGTGGATCGAg gctgggcaccCCTTCCACCTGCGCTGTGCCCGCTCCGCCGCCTCCCACGGCCGGGGCAAGCAGGAGGCGCCgctcttcctgctcttcctggaCTGCGTGTGGCAGCTGAGCCGCCAGTTCCCCTTCTCCCTGGAGTTcggggagcagctgctcctcgcCCTCTTCGACAACGCCTACGCCTCGAGCTACGGAACCTTCCTGTGCAACAGCGAGAAGGAGAG GAGCCTGTGTAAGGTGAAGGAGAGCACCCACTCGCTGTGGGACTGGCTGAACCAGCCTGAGGAGAGGCACAAGTACCTGAACCCCCTCTACTCACACAACCCCCTGGTGATCTGGCCCTCTGTGGAGCCCCAGagcatccagctctggcagg GTTTATTCCTTCGTTGGATTCGTCCTTCCCAGCACCTGGATGAGGCCTGGGAGGAGATCCAGAGGTTGGTGAAGGGAAACAATTCCTCCATCAAGGAGAAAAGGCTGAGCCAgtccctccctgagccccctgctgggacagagagcaggagatga